The sequence below is a genomic window from Cloacibacillus sp..
GTTTCATCCTCGGCCCGCTCTCGACGCTTCTATTTAAGATGACGAACGTACCCTCCGGCGCCGGTATGGGCACGAGCGGCCTGGTGGGGCAGTTCGGCGCGATCGACGCGATGGGAGGCTCGCCAGCTGTGCTGATGCAGATAGCTTTGATGCATTTCATCCTTCCCGCTGTGACGACGCTGATAATCGCCGAGGTGATGCGCCGGACGGGGCTGATAAAAGAGGGAGACATGAGGCTCGACCTGTAAGATAATTCTATATGTGTTGATATAAATGCTAAATGGCGTACGGAGAGCTCTTAGTATCCGTACGCCATTTTTGTATGGTAAATATTGTGCTTAAACGGTTTTTTTACTGTACTCTATCTGCCTCTTTTCCACCTTCCGCCGCGCAGGTACCAGAGGCTGAAGGCGATCGTCTGGAGCGAGGCGAGCGGCGCGGCGAAGCCGACGGAGAAGAGGCTCGCTCCCTCGATGCCGCTCAGTATCCAGGTTGCGGGGACGCGCACGGCGAAGGCGGAGAAGATGTTGTTCGCCATTGTAAAGGCTGTCTTGCCGCAGCCGTTAAAGAAGCCGTTGAGGCAGAAGACGAAGCAGACGAGGATGCAGTCGGAGCTGAATGATTTGAGGTAGAGCGCCGTCGCGGCGATCAGCGCCGGATCGGGAGTGAATATCCTGATGATGCTCTGCGGGAAGAAGAAGAGCCCGATAAATGTGAAGACTCCGAAGCATAAGGAGATCGAGAGTCCCGAATACATCGTTGAGCGCGCGCGTTTTGGCTTCCCCGCTCCCATGTTCTGCGCGACCATCGCGGCGATCGCCGCGGAGAAGGACATCGGCGGCAGCATCGTGAAGCCGTTGAGTTTGCTGGTGATGCCGATCGCCGCGGAGGCGGCGACGCCTCCCATCTTGCTGACCGTCGCCATGATGAAGATGAAGGAGATGCCGGTCAGGGAGAACTGGACGGCCATCGGAAGGCCGATGCGCAGCAGGTTCACAAGTTTCTGCCATTTGATCCTGAGGCTTTTGAGGCGGAAGTCGAAGCGATAGTCGGCGCGGCGCGCGTATATTACGGCGAGGACGGCGGAGAGTCCCTGGGCGCAGACGGTGGCTAAGGCGGCCCCCGGAGCTCCCCAGCCCAGAGGGCCGACGAGCACTAGGTCGCCGACGACGTTCGCGATGCAGGCGACGGCGACGAAGATGAGCGGCGAGGTGGAATCGCCGAAGCCGCGGAAGATGGCCGCCAGCGCGTTGTAGGCGAACATTGTCGTGATTCCGGCGGCGTTGATGAATATGTAACCTTTTGTCTGTTCAAAGGCCTCCGCGGGGGTCCCGAGCAGGTTGACGATCGGATCGATCATCACGAGTAGCAGCGCCGTGATGACGACGCTGAGGATGACGAAGAGGGAGAGCATGGTGCCGATGGTGTCCTCTATCTCGTGTTCCTCGCCAGCGCCGAAGAAGCGGCCGATCATAATGGTGCCGCCCATGGAGAGGCCGATGACGATGCTGTTTATCATGAAGATGAACTGGCTGCCGATCGAGACTGCCGAGAGGCCGGCGGCGTCTGTGAACTGTCCGACGATGATCATGTCCGCCGCGCCGTATAGCGCCTGCAGGAGGTTCGCCACCATGTATGGGATCGCAAAGCGTGTCAGCAGGAGAGGTATGCTGCCCTCGGTGAGCGACTGCGCGCCGGAGGTAAATATACCGGAAAAAAGTTTTTTTAAGTCCATTTTTATTACCGTTACTGGAACCTTTCTTTTTCTTTTAACATCACGATGAAATAATAGAGGAAGGGCAGGCTCGTCGTGAAACTGAAAATATCGGATACCGTCTGCGTCATCTCCACTCCCGTGAGGCCGAAGAGCCCGGGCAGCAGCGCGATGAGCGGTATAAAGTATATGCCCTGTCTCGTACAGGCGAGGAAGGTCGCGCGCCAGGCGAAGCCAGAGGCCTGGAGCATCATGTTCGTCGTCACGAAGAGCGGCTGGAGCAGCAGCACGGAGCACTGGAAGCGCATCGCGCGCGTGCCGATAGCGATGGCTACGGCGTCCTCTTTACGGAAAAGGGCGATTATATCGGGGGCGAATATCCAGCCCGCGAGCGTCATGAAGGCCATGAGCACCATGCCGGTCTTGACGGTGAACCAGAAGGCCTCGCGCACCCTTCCGTAGCGGCGTGAGCCGTAGTTATAGCCGACGACGGGGGAAAATCCCTGTCCGAGTCCGATCATCACGGAGAGGATGAAGAGGAATATCCTGCCGACGATGGACATCGCGGCGACGGCCGGGTCTCCGTAGGCGGCGGCGCTCACG
It includes:
- a CDS encoding MATE family efflux transporter — translated: MDLKKLFSGIFTSGAQSLTEGSIPLLLTRFAIPYMVANLLQALYGAADMIIVGQFTDAAGLSAVSIGSQFIFMINSIVIGLSMGGTIMIGRFFGAGEEHEIEDTIGTMLSLFVILSVVITALLLVMIDPIVNLLGTPAEAFEQTKGYIFINAAGITTMFAYNALAAIFRGFGDSTSPLIFVAVACIANVVGDLVLVGPLGWGAPGAALATVCAQGLSAVLAVIYARRADYRFDFRLKSLRIKWQKLVNLLRIGLPMAVQFSLTGISFIFIMATVSKMGGVAASAAIGITSKLNGFTMLPPMSFSAAIAAMVAQNMGAGKPKRARSTMYSGLSISLCFGVFTFIGLFFFPQSIIRIFTPDPALIAATALYLKSFSSDCILVCFVFCLNGFFNGCGKTAFTMANNIFSAFAVRVPATWILSGIEGASLFSVGFAAPLASLQTIAFSLWYLRGGRWKRGR